From a single Sinomonas atrocyanea genomic region:
- a CDS encoding LysR family transcriptional regulator, protein MDVRQLQILRELGELGSVKAVAEELMVTPSAVSQQLALLARSAGTQLTRKEGRTLVLTDAGRVLAEAGGAVVRAMADARAAIGAYHEDPAGTVSVCAFHSAAQALFGRLTRRLAAGPGTHDGASPADAGTATPSGAAEPGGAAAPVPRLRLADEDVPQHGFPALTARYDIVLAHRLAHTESWPEDRLVAIPLVREPFDVALPAGHPLAARGELSPEDVAGERWVSSRIGYSPADVLSAIGAVASVSPEVGHRINDYSTVAAVVAGGGGLGLLPRYTATIGLPAGVVLRPLAGIGTQRSIDLLIRPENARRRSVQRVTDALRALMLDLVHEAAAR, encoded by the coding sequence ATGGATGTGCGCCAGCTACAGATCCTGCGGGAGCTCGGGGAGCTCGGGAGCGTCAAGGCCGTGGCAGAGGAGCTCATGGTCACCCCCTCCGCCGTCTCCCAGCAGCTCGCCCTGCTCGCCCGGAGCGCCGGCACCCAGCTGACCCGCAAGGAGGGCCGCACCCTCGTCCTCACCGACGCGGGGAGGGTCCTCGCGGAGGCGGGGGGCGCCGTCGTGCGGGCCATGGCGGACGCCCGCGCCGCGATCGGCGCGTACCACGAGGACCCGGCGGGGACCGTGAGCGTGTGCGCGTTCCACTCCGCCGCGCAGGCCCTGTTCGGCCGGCTCACCCGGCGGCTCGCGGCCGGTCCCGGGACGCACGACGGCGCGTCCCCGGCGGACGCGGGCACCGCAACGCCGAGCGGGGCGGCGGAGCCTGGCGGCGCCGCTGCACCGGTGCCGCGGCTGCGGCTCGCGGACGAGGACGTGCCCCAGCACGGCTTCCCGGCGCTGACGGCGCGGTACGACATCGTGCTCGCCCACCGCCTCGCGCACACCGAGTCCTGGCCCGAGGACCGGCTCGTGGCCATCCCGCTCGTGCGGGAGCCCTTCGACGTGGCCCTGCCTGCCGGGCACCCGCTGGCGGCCCGCGGCGAGCTCTCCCCGGAGGACGTGGCCGGCGAGCGGTGGGTCTCGAGCCGGATCGGCTACTCCCCCGCGGACGTGCTCTCCGCCATCGGCGCCGTGGCGAGCGTCTCACCCGAGGTGGGGCACCGCATCAACGACTACTCGACGGTCGCGGCCGTCGTCGCCGGGGGCGGCGGGCTCGGGCTCCTGCCGCGGTACACGGCCACGATCGGGCTGCCGGCCGGGGTGGTGCTCCGCCCGCTCGCGGGCATCGGCACCCAGCGCAGCATCGACCTCCTGATCCGGCCCGAGAACGCGCGGCGGCGCTCCGTCCAGCGGGTCACCGACGCGCTGCGCGCCCTGATGCTCGATCTCGTCCACGAGGCTGCGGCGCGATGA
- the tdh gene encoding L-threonine 3-dehydrogenase, whose protein sequence is MKALYKPGPQAGLELTERPEPQAGPADVKIRVYTTGICGTDLHIESWDASAQSMITAPLVPGHEFYGEVVEVGEDVQVVKVGDRVSGEGHIVCGMCRNCRAGRRQMCINVVSVGVQRDGAFAEYVVIPEANVWVHHDPSVTPELGAIFDPFGNAVHTALSFPVVGEDVLITGAGPIGLMAIAVARHAGARKIAITDVSSRRLELARQMGADLAVDVSTMSVREAQRELGMLEGFDVGFEMSGRPAALAGMIENMNHGGRIALLGLPSEAAELDWTKVVTHMLTLKGIYGREMFETWYAMSAMLSSNPVLRKNVAAVVTDILPAERWEEGFAVARSGSGGKVVLDWQGV, encoded by the coding sequence ATGAAGGCCCTCTACAAGCCCGGCCCGCAGGCCGGCCTCGAGCTCACCGAGCGCCCCGAGCCGCAGGCCGGCCCCGCGGACGTCAAGATCCGCGTCTACACCACCGGCATCTGCGGCACGGACCTGCACATCGAGTCCTGGGACGCGAGCGCGCAGTCCATGATCACCGCCCCGCTCGTGCCCGGCCACGAGTTCTACGGCGAGGTCGTCGAGGTGGGCGAGGACGTCCAGGTCGTCAAGGTCGGCGACCGCGTCTCCGGCGAGGGCCACATCGTGTGCGGCATGTGCCGCAACTGCCGGGCCGGCCGGCGGCAGATGTGCATCAACGTGGTGAGCGTCGGGGTCCAGCGCGACGGCGCGTTCGCCGAGTACGTGGTCATCCCCGAGGCTAACGTCTGGGTCCACCACGACCCCTCCGTCACCCCCGAGCTCGGCGCCATCTTCGACCCGTTCGGCAACGCCGTCCACACCGCCCTCAGCTTCCCCGTGGTCGGCGAGGACGTGCTCATCACGGGCGCGGGGCCGATCGGGCTCATGGCCATCGCCGTGGCGCGGCACGCGGGCGCCCGGAAGATCGCCATCACGGACGTCTCGTCGCGCCGCCTCGAGCTCGCCCGCCAGATGGGCGCCGACCTCGCCGTCGACGTCTCGACCATGAGCGTGCGCGAGGCCCAGCGCGAGCTCGGCATGCTCGAGGGCTTCGACGTGGGCTTCGAGATGTCCGGGCGGCCGGCCGCGCTCGCGGGGATGATCGAGAACATGAACCACGGAGGCCGCATCGCCCTGCTCGGCCTGCCCTCGGAGGCCGCGGAGCTCGACTGGACCAAGGTGGTCACCCACATGCTCACCCTCAAGGGCATCTACGGCCGCGAGATGTTCGAGACGTGGTACGCGATGAGCGCCATGCTCTCCTCCAACCCGGTGCTCCGGAAGAACGTGGCCGCCGTGGTGACCGACATCCTGCCGGCCGAGCGCTGGGAGGAGGGGTTCGCCGTCGCCCGCTCTGGCAGCGGCGGAAAAGTGGTGCTGGACTGGCAGGGCGTCTGA
- a CDS encoding glycine C-acetyltransferase — translation MFTGVRDQLAAELEEIRAAGTFKEERHIDSPQSAHILAGPLGRPAGEVLNFCANNYLGLADHPDLIKAAKRALDERGFGMASVRFICGTQDAHLALERRVSEFLGTEDTILFSSCFDANGGVFEAILGPEDAVISDALNHASIIDGIRLCKAARLRYANRDMGELEARLAEAKAMNDGAGARRVLIVTDGVFSMDGYLAPLREICDLAERYGAMVMVDDSHAVGFMGATGAGTPEHAGVSDRVDICTGTFGKALGGASGGYVSGRAEIVATLRQKARPYLFSNSVAPMIVAATLTALDLVAGSGELRERLFANAALFRRRMGEEGFELLPGEHAIVPVMFGDAALAGRIAAEMLAHGVYVTAFSYPVVPQGLARIRVQLSAAHTEDDVETAVRAFAAAREAVASRA, via the coding sequence ATGTTCACAGGTGTCAGGGACCAGCTCGCCGCGGAGCTGGAGGAGATCCGCGCGGCCGGCACGTTCAAGGAGGAGCGGCACATCGACTCGCCGCAGTCGGCGCACATCCTGGCCGGCCCGCTCGGACGGCCGGCGGGGGAGGTGCTCAACTTCTGCGCCAACAACTACCTCGGGCTGGCCGACCACCCGGACCTCATCAAGGCGGCGAAGAGGGCGCTCGACGAGCGCGGCTTCGGCATGGCCTCCGTGCGCTTCATCTGCGGCACCCAGGACGCGCACCTGGCGCTCGAGCGGCGCGTCTCGGAGTTCCTCGGCACCGAGGACACGATCCTCTTCTCGAGCTGCTTCGACGCCAACGGGGGCGTGTTCGAGGCGATCCTCGGCCCCGAGGACGCCGTGATCTCCGATGCCCTCAACCACGCCTCGATCATCGACGGCATCCGCCTGTGCAAGGCCGCCCGGCTGCGCTACGCCAACCGCGACATGGGCGAGCTCGAGGCCCGCCTGGCGGAGGCGAAGGCGATGAACGACGGCGCCGGGGCACGGCGGGTGCTCATCGTCACCGACGGCGTCTTCTCGATGGACGGCTACCTCGCCCCGCTGCGCGAGATCTGCGACCTCGCCGAGCGGTACGGCGCGATGGTCATGGTCGACGACTCGCACGCCGTGGGCTTCATGGGCGCCACCGGCGCCGGCACCCCCGAGCACGCGGGCGTCTCCGACCGGGTGGACATCTGCACCGGCACCTTCGGCAAGGCCCTCGGCGGCGCCTCCGGCGGCTACGTCTCCGGCCGGGCCGAGATCGTCGCGACCCTGCGGCAGAAGGCCCGGCCCTACCTGTTCTCGAATTCCGTCGCGCCCATGATCGTCGCGGCCACGCTCACCGCGCTCGACCTCGTGGCCGGCTCGGGCGAGCTGCGCGAGCGCCTCTTCGCCAACGCCGCCCTGTTCCGCCGCCGCATGGGCGAGGAAGGCTTCGAGCTGCTGCCGGGCGAGCACGCGATCGTGCCCGTCATGTTCGGCGACGCGGCCCTCGCCGGGCGGATCGCGGCCGAGATGCTCGCGCACGGCGTGTACGTCACGGCCTTCTCCTATCCCGTGGTGCCCCAGGGCCTGGCCCGCATCCGCGTGCAGCTCTCCGCCGCGCACACCGAGGACGACGTCGAGACCGCCGTCCGCGCGTTCGCCGCCGCACGGGAGGCCGTCGCGAGCCGAGCATGA
- a CDS encoding MIP/aquaporin family protein, whose product MSDVTPIRSSVRTGGSGLKNVGGLWGELLAEFLGTFVLIAFGDGVVAMAVAALPGSGRAQTPTTIFLASGDWLLITWGWALAVTMAVYVAGGVSGAHINPAVTLAFAVRRKFPWSKVGPYMVAQVAGAFVGAALVLLNYFPAIDAYNKAVGVGRGDPKSNATFSIFATFPAPFYNGNPVGPLIDQIIGTMFLVMLIAAIIDLRNTAVQANLGPVVVGFAVAAIGMSFGANAGYAINPARDLGPRLLAWLGGWGQVAMPGTVDGAFSWYFWVPIVGPLIGGVIGVLVYDWFIGDVLHARDRLARPAPEPGRTREPGQPEPGRAGSEAAG is encoded by the coding sequence ATGAGCGATGTGACGCCTATCAGGAGCAGCGTGCGCACGGGAGGCTCCGGCCTCAAGAATGTGGGCGGGCTCTGGGGCGAGCTCCTCGCAGAATTCCTCGGGACGTTCGTCCTCATCGCGTTCGGCGACGGCGTCGTCGCGATGGCCGTCGCCGCGCTCCCGGGATCGGGCCGCGCACAGACGCCCACCACGATCTTCCTCGCGAGCGGCGACTGGCTGCTCATCACCTGGGGGTGGGCGCTCGCGGTGACGATGGCCGTGTACGTGGCCGGCGGCGTCAGCGGCGCGCACATCAACCCCGCGGTCACGCTCGCGTTCGCCGTGCGCCGGAAGTTCCCGTGGTCCAAGGTGGGGCCCTACATGGTGGCACAGGTGGCGGGCGCCTTCGTCGGGGCCGCCCTCGTGCTGCTGAACTACTTCCCGGCCATCGACGCCTACAACAAGGCGGTCGGCGTGGGGCGCGGAGACCCCAAGAGCAATGCGACGTTCTCGATCTTCGCGACCTTCCCTGCGCCGTTCTACAACGGCAACCCGGTCGGTCCGCTGATCGACCAGATCATCGGCACCATGTTCCTCGTCATGCTCATCGCGGCGATCATCGACCTGCGCAACACGGCCGTGCAGGCGAACCTGGGACCCGTCGTGGTGGGCTTCGCGGTGGCCGCCATCGGCATGTCCTTCGGGGCCAACGCCGGGTACGCCATCAACCCCGCCCGCGACCTCGGCCCGCGCCTGCTGGCGTGGCTCGGAGGGTGGGGACAGGTTGCGATGCCGGGAACGGTGGACGGGGCCTTCAGCTGGTACTTCTGGGTGCCGATCGTGGGGCCGCTGATCGGCGGAGTGATCGGGGTGCTCGTCTACGACTGGTTCATCGGCGACGTCCTGCACGCCCGCGACCGCCTCGCCCGGCCCGCACCGGAGCCGGGGCGCACGCGTGAACCGGGGCAGCCCGAGCCTGGCCGCGCCGGAAGCGAGGCCGCCGGCTGA
- a CDS encoding NAD(P)/FAD-dependent oxidoreductase, with protein sequence MTATTNSAQDVDVLIVGGGIAGLSLASELAGRCRVALVEAEPSLAYHTSSRSAQQLIPSYGPPPVQELTRRTLEVLADAADGAGRRLVWPSRFMLVGSRADVEAESHEGMRALTREEATRLVPALRPGAFEAAALDTDSVRVDAPALLAFHEERARAHGVGLHVGAPVHSAQRVGEGWLVGAGAEGFHAANVVNAAGAWADDVAVLFGVERLGLQPYRRTAALVSLAAPLDPDTPMVAAADDTWYFRPDPAGALVSPSESEPSRAEDAVPRPGDVEAALALIRAVADLEVTGIVRAWTGLRTSPQDGLPVLGFDPEGPGFFWLAGQGGYGFQTSTALAEAAAAQLLAGPEALRTGASPVSGTQRALDPHRLSVRS encoded by the coding sequence ATGACGGCCACCACCAACAGTGCCCAGGATGTCGACGTCCTCATCGTCGGAGGCGGGATCGCCGGCCTCTCGCTCGCCTCGGAGCTGGCCGGCCGATGCCGGGTGGCCCTGGTCGAGGCCGAGCCCTCGCTCGCCTACCACACCTCCTCCCGGTCCGCGCAGCAGCTCATCCCGAGCTACGGGCCCCCGCCCGTGCAGGAGCTCACGCGCCGGACCCTGGAGGTGCTGGCAGACGCCGCGGACGGCGCGGGGCGCCGGCTCGTGTGGCCGAGCCGCTTCATGCTCGTCGGCAGCCGGGCCGATGTCGAGGCGGAGTCGCACGAGGGCATGCGGGCGCTCACGCGCGAGGAGGCCACCCGGCTCGTGCCGGCGCTGCGGCCTGGCGCGTTCGAGGCTGCCGCCCTGGACACCGACTCCGTCCGCGTCGATGCCCCGGCCCTGCTGGCGTTCCACGAGGAGCGGGCACGGGCCCACGGGGTCGGGCTCCACGTGGGCGCCCCGGTGCACAGCGCCCAGCGCGTGGGGGAGGGGTGGCTCGTGGGCGCGGGCGCCGAGGGCTTCCACGCGGCCAACGTGGTCAACGCCGCCGGTGCGTGGGCCGACGACGTGGCGGTCCTGTTCGGCGTCGAGCGCCTCGGCCTGCAGCCCTACCGGCGGACCGCGGCCCTCGTCTCCCTCGCCGCCCCGCTCGACCCCGACACGCCCATGGTCGCCGCGGCGGACGACACCTGGTACTTCCGGCCGGATCCGGCCGGCGCCCTCGTCTCGCCCTCGGAGTCCGAGCCCTCCCGCGCGGAGGACGCCGTCCCGCGGCCCGGCGATGTCGAGGCGGCCCTCGCCCTCATCCGCGCCGTCGCCGACCTCGAGGTCACCGGGATCGTGCGGGCCTGGACCGGGCTGCGGACCTCGCCCCAGGACGGCCTGCCCGTCCTGGGCTTCGACCCCGAGGGGCCCGGCTTCTTCTGGCTCGCCGGGCAGGGCGGCTACGGCTTCCAGACCTCGACGGCGCTGGCCGAGGCGGCCGCCGCCCAGCTCCTGGCCGGCCCCGAGGCCCTCCGCACCGGCGCGAGTCCGGTATCCGGGACACAGCGGGCCCTGGATCCGCACCGGCTGTCCGTGCGGAGCTGA
- a CDS encoding amidohydrolase family protein encodes MSLLIDAIGELSTQHLTGEASPASGEGAGVLRDAAVVLDGERIAWVGRSADAPAADERFDAQGRAVLPGWVDSHSHLVFAGDRTAEFEARMAGQAYAAGGIGVTTAATRAASDGELRRLLAARVAEAVAGGTTYLETKTGYGLEVGHEARSAVLAAEAVDEVTYLGAHLVPAGADPEAYTDLVCGPMLDAVRPHVRWADVFCEAGAFTEEQSRRVLAACRDAGLGLRVHGNQLGPGAGVRLAVEFGAASVDHVNFLDEGDIAALADSWAAWADGGAAGAPGTVATVLPACDLSTRAPLAPARALLDAGVQVAIASNCNPGTSYTSSVSFCVTTAVLQMGLTVQEAVRAATFGGALALRRHVGADADGQRAVGSIAVGHRADLHLLDAPSATHLAYRPGMPLTHAVWRAGTRVR; translated from the coding sequence ATGAGCCTCCTCATCGACGCCATCGGCGAACTCTCCACCCAGCACCTCACCGGCGAGGCGAGCCCCGCCTCGGGCGAGGGGGCCGGCGTGCTGCGGGACGCCGCCGTCGTCCTCGACGGGGAGCGGATCGCGTGGGTGGGCCGCTCGGCGGACGCCCCGGCCGCCGACGAGCGCTTCGACGCCCAGGGCCGCGCCGTCCTGCCGGGCTGGGTGGACTCACACTCGCACCTCGTGTTCGCCGGCGACCGCACCGCCGAGTTCGAGGCCCGCATGGCCGGGCAGGCCTACGCCGCCGGGGGGATCGGGGTGACCACCGCCGCCACCCGCGCCGCGTCCGACGGCGAGCTCCGCCGCCTCCTCGCGGCGCGCGTCGCCGAGGCGGTGGCCGGGGGCACCACGTATCTGGAGACCAAGACCGGCTACGGCCTCGAGGTCGGGCACGAGGCGCGCAGCGCCGTCCTCGCCGCCGAGGCCGTCGACGAGGTCACCTACCTCGGGGCCCACCTCGTCCCCGCCGGCGCCGACCCCGAGGCGTACACCGATCTCGTGTGCGGCCCGATGCTCGACGCCGTGCGCCCGCACGTGCGCTGGGCCGATGTGTTCTGCGAGGCGGGCGCGTTCACCGAGGAGCAGTCCCGCCGCGTCCTTGCGGCCTGCCGCGACGCGGGGCTCGGCCTCCGCGTCCACGGCAACCAGCTCGGCCCGGGCGCAGGGGTCCGGCTCGCCGTCGAGTTCGGCGCCGCGAGCGTGGACCACGTGAACTTCCTCGACGAGGGGGACATCGCCGCGCTCGCGGACAGCTGGGCGGCCTGGGCCGACGGCGGCGCGGCCGGCGCCCCGGGGACCGTCGCGACCGTGCTGCCCGCGTGCGACCTCTCGACCCGAGCCCCGCTCGCGCCGGCACGGGCCCTGCTCGACGCCGGGGTGCAGGTCGCGATCGCCTCCAACTGCAATCCCGGCACGAGCTACACGAGCTCGGTCTCCTTCTGCGTCACGACGGCGGTGCTGCAGATGGGCCTGACGGTCCAGGAGGCGGTCCGGGCCGCGACATTCGGCGGGGCGCTGGCGCTGCGCCGCCATGTCGGGGCGGACGCCGACGGGCAGCGCGCGGTGGGGTCGATCGCCGTCGGCCACCGCGCCGACCTCCACCTCCTCGACGCGCCCAGCGCCACCCACCTCGCCTACCGGCCGGGCATGCCCCTCACCCATGCCGTGTGGCGGGCCGGGACGCGGGTGCGCTGA
- a CDS encoding CPBP family intramembrane glutamic endopeptidase: protein MPQARAVVRPASRVRWRAQLAIVLGLSLGQSAVYSVVQLLDKATRAPLSQGTSTLNRSLSTREYFDLVYQLLDIVFSLVPVALVLYFVWDAAARRSSAALPWTTPFRRLGFDLARPGRDWLWGVGLFLAIGIPSLGLYWAGRALGITTAIIPSGLDAHWWTVPVLILSAMRHAVLEEVIVVGFMLGWLRRLGWRAPAAIAASSLLRGSYHLYQGIGPFVGNAVMGVVFTLVYRRYGRVMPLVIAHALLDITAFVGFSLVGKAMGLG from the coding sequence ATGCCGCAAGCACGCGCCGTCGTCCGTCCTGCCTCCCGCGTCCGGTGGCGCGCCCAGCTGGCGATCGTCCTCGGGCTCTCCCTGGGCCAGTCGGCGGTCTACTCCGTCGTCCAGCTGCTCGACAAGGCCACCCGGGCGCCCCTCTCGCAGGGGACGAGCACCCTCAACCGGTCGCTGAGCACGCGCGAGTACTTCGACCTCGTCTATCAGCTGCTGGACATCGTGTTCTCGCTCGTGCCGGTGGCGCTCGTGCTGTACTTCGTGTGGGACGCGGCCGCCCGGCGCAGCTCCGCGGCGCTGCCGTGGACGACGCCGTTCCGCCGCCTCGGGTTCGACCTCGCCCGGCCCGGGCGGGACTGGCTGTGGGGCGTGGGGCTGTTCCTCGCGATCGGGATTCCCTCGCTCGGGCTCTACTGGGCCGGGCGCGCGCTGGGGATCACCACGGCGATCATCCCCAGCGGCCTCGACGCCCACTGGTGGACCGTTCCCGTGCTCATCCTCTCCGCGATGCGCCACGCCGTCCTCGAGGAGGTCATCGTGGTCGGGTTCATGCTCGGCTGGCTGCGCCGGCTCGGGTGGCGCGCCCCCGCGGCCATCGCGGCGAGCTCGCTGCTGCGGGGCAGCTACCACCTGTACCAGGGGATCGGCCCGTTCGTCGGCAACGCCGTGATGGGCGTCGTGTTCACCCTGGTCTACCGCCGGTACGGGCGGGTCATGCCGCTCGTGATCGCCCACGCCCTGCTCGACATCACCGCGTTCGTGGGCTTCAGCCTCGTCGGGAAGGCGATGGGGCTGGGCTGA
- a CDS encoding VOC family protein, whose product MRMDHVSYACEADGLLATTERIASALGVEAVKGGVHPRFGTRNMIIPLTDHHYLEVVEVLDHPASGKAPFGQAVRARSAAGGGWMGWCVEVDDLAPFEQRLGRQAVPGNRKFPDGRELVWKQIGILGLIADPQVPYMLKWEGDPSLHPSNAYPGTVRMSRLTIAGSAERVTEWLGEPVERPLEDVAVEWVSPKGTPGIMSVTFDTASGAVTI is encoded by the coding sequence ATGCGTATGGACCACGTTTCTTATGCCTGCGAAGCCGACGGCCTTCTGGCCACGACGGAGCGGATCGCCAGCGCGCTCGGGGTCGAGGCAGTCAAGGGCGGGGTCCACCCGCGCTTCGGAACCCGCAACATGATCATCCCGCTCACGGACCACCACTACCTCGAGGTCGTCGAGGTCCTGGACCACCCGGCCTCGGGCAAGGCGCCCTTCGGCCAGGCCGTCCGCGCCCGCAGCGCCGCGGGCGGCGGGTGGATGGGCTGGTGCGTGGAGGTCGACGACCTCGCGCCCTTCGAGCAGCGCCTCGGCCGCCAGGCCGTCCCGGGCAACCGCAAGTTCCCGGACGGCCGCGAGCTCGTCTGGAAGCAGATCGGCATCCTGGGGCTCATTGCGGACCCCCAGGTGCCGTACATGCTCAAGTGGGAGGGCGACCCCTCGCTGCATCCGTCGAACGCCTACCCCGGAACCGTGCGGATGAGCCGGCTCACCATCGCGGGCTCGGCCGAGCGCGTGACCGAGTGGCTCGGCGAGCCCGTCGAGCGGCCGCTCGAGGACGTCGCGGTCGAATGGGTCTCGCCGAAGGGGACCCCGGGCATCATGTCCGTGACCTTCGACACCGCCAGCGGCGCCGTCACGATCTGA
- a CDS encoding sensor histidine kinase yields the protein MTAPARSPRLPRRRPANSDEAALRRAALKVGLQIAAAVAVVVVLLLAAAAVFIWVKSQPSEIAAHAARSGQQLLLDTVDVFGALVAGGVFGIVLAGVVGALVARQAVKPLGESLALQRSFVQDASHELRTPLTVLNTRIQLAQRRLGHDSEAAGVLAELRTDSAKLAAVIEDLLHSVSGGPDVPETPTDLAGLARDVAADVAVLAGERGIVVAADTPGQQVPVAVAPAPLRRVIVALADNAVKYTPDGGRVTVGVRVSDGGRGQGTAALLTVADTGPGIAGPAPERVFERYAGGGTASPAGRRSFGIGLALVRDIAVRNGGSVRIAETGAEGTTMEVSLPLAR from the coding sequence ATGACGGCGCCGGCCCGCAGCCCGCGCCTCCCCCGGCGCCGCCCGGCGAACTCGGACGAGGCGGCGCTGCGGCGCGCCGCCCTGAAGGTGGGCCTGCAGATCGCGGCGGCCGTCGCCGTCGTCGTCGTGCTCCTCCTGGCCGCCGCCGCCGTCTTCATCTGGGTCAAGTCCCAGCCCTCCGAGATCGCCGCGCACGCGGCCCGCAGCGGGCAGCAGCTCCTGCTGGACACGGTGGACGTCTTCGGCGCCCTGGTCGCCGGCGGGGTGTTCGGGATCGTGCTCGCCGGCGTCGTCGGCGCGCTCGTGGCGCGGCAGGCCGTCAAGCCGCTGGGCGAGTCGCTCGCCCTCCAGCGCAGCTTCGTCCAGGACGCGAGCCACGAGCTGCGCACGCCGCTGACGGTCCTGAACACGCGCATCCAGCTCGCGCAGCGGCGCCTGGGGCACGACAGCGAGGCGGCCGGGGTCCTCGCCGAGCTGCGCACCGACTCGGCCAAGCTCGCCGCCGTCATCGAGGACCTCCTGCACAGCGTCTCCGGCGGACCCGACGTCCCGGAGACGCCGACGGACCTCGCCGGGCTCGCGCGCGATGTCGCGGCCGATGTCGCCGTGCTCGCCGGCGAGCGGGGCATCGTCGTCGCGGCGGACACGCCCGGCCAGCAGGTGCCCGTCGCCGTCGCCCCGGCCCCGCTGCGGCGCGTGATCGTGGCGCTCGCCGACAATGCGGTCAAATACACGCCCGACGGCGGCCGGGTCACCGTCGGCGTGCGGGTCTCCGACGGCGGGAGGGGCCAGGGCACGGCCGCGCTGCTCACGGTCGCGGACACGGGCCCCGGGATCGCCGGGCCGGCGCCCGAGCGGGTCTTCGAACGCTACGCCGGGGGCGGTACGGCCTCGCCGGCCGGGCGCCGGAGCTTCGGGATCGGCCTGGCGCTCGTCCGCGACATCGCCGTCCGCAACGGCGGCTCCGTCCGGATCGCGGAGACCGGCGCGGAGGGCACCACCATGGAGGTCTCCCTCCCCCTCGCACGCTGA
- a CDS encoding response regulator transcription factor, producing MTATPRVLLVEDDPQLGPLMAELLGDDFDVVLAPDGREGLRLALGEEWDALVVDRGLPLVDGVSLVKSIRARGLAVPILILTALGSVPDKVEGLDAGANDYLVKPFDSDELAARLRALTRSYAPPAPALLAVGSWDLDPAARVLTSPYGHRVELSAAEASLLARLAAEPDRVHSRAELLASVFDAGDTPGVVDTYVHYLRKKTDRTVIRTVHGVGYQLGGLE from the coding sequence ATGACCGCCACGCCCCGCGTCCTGCTCGTCGAGGACGATCCCCAGCTCGGCCCGCTCATGGCGGAGCTGCTCGGTGACGACTTCGATGTGGTCCTCGCCCCCGACGGGCGCGAGGGCCTCCGGCTCGCGCTCGGGGAGGAGTGGGACGCCCTGGTGGTGGACCGCGGGCTCCCGCTCGTGGACGGCGTCTCCCTCGTGAAGTCGATCCGCGCCCGGGGACTCGCGGTCCCGATCCTCATCCTCACCGCCCTCGGCAGCGTCCCGGACAAGGTCGAGGGACTCGACGCCGGCGCCAACGACTACCTGGTCAAGCCCTTCGACTCCGACGAGCTGGCGGCCCGGCTCCGCGCGCTCACGAGGTCCTACGCGCCGCCCGCCCCCGCCCTGCTGGCCGTCGGCTCGTGGGACCTCGATCCGGCGGCCCGTGTGCTCACCTCGCCGTACGGGCACCGGGTCGAGCTCTCGGCGGCCGAGGCATCGCTGCTCGCGCGCCTCGCGGCCGAGCCGGACCGGGTCCATTCGCGCGCCGAGCTCCTCGCCTCGGTGTTCGACGCCGGCGACACCCCCGGCGTCGTCGACACCTACGTCCACTACCTCAGGAAGAAGACGGACAGGACCGTGATCAGGACCGTGCACGGCGTCGGCTACCAGCTCGGCGGCCTCGAATGA
- a CDS encoding VTT domain-containing protein codes for MLDPTALLTGAGPWVLGVVALMVFIESGLLFPFLPGDSLLFTVGLLHAQLGLSLPVLMLVVAAAAVGGDQAGYLLGRFVGKRWFRADARVLKLSYLDSAEEFFGRYGGRALVLARFVPIVRTYVPLAAGMAHYPYRRFVGWNVLGGVAWSVSITLLGVWLGHVEFIAKNIDILSVLIVAASVIPIALEIWRRRRKAAQPDPAPVGAEQD; via the coding sequence ATGCTCGATCCCACTGCACTCCTGACCGGAGCCGGCCCCTGGGTCCTCGGCGTGGTCGCCCTCATGGTCTTCATCGAGTCCGGCCTGCTCTTCCCCTTCCTCCCCGGCGACTCCCTCCTGTTCACCGTGGGCCTCCTCCACGCCCAGCTGGGGCTGAGCCTGCCCGTGCTCATGCTCGTCGTCGCGGCCGCGGCGGTGGGCGGCGACCAGGCCGGGTACCTGCTCGGGCGGTTCGTCGGCAAGCGCTGGTTCCGCGCCGACGCGCGCGTGCTCAAGCTCTCCTACCTCGACAGCGCCGAGGAGTTCTTCGGCCGCTACGGCGGCCGCGCCCTCGTGCTGGCCCGGTTCGTGCCGATCGTGCGCACCTACGTCCCGCTCGCGGCGGGCATGGCGCACTACCCCTACCGCCGGTTCGTCGGCTGGAACGTGCTCGGCGGCGTCGCATGGTCGGTGTCCATCACGCTGCTGGGCGTGTGGCTCGGCCACGTGGAGTTCATCGCCAAGAACATCGACATCCTCTCGGTGCTGATCGTCGCGGCCTCGGTCATCCCCATCGCCCTCGAGATCTGGCGCCGCCGCCGCAAGGCCGCGCAGCCCGATCCGGCCCCGGTGGGCGCCGAGCAGGACTGA